A genome region from Brassica oleracea var. oleracea cultivar TO1000 chromosome C2, BOL, whole genome shotgun sequence includes the following:
- the LOC106326052 gene encoding basic leucine zipper 43-like, which produces MQPQADVFSLHNYINSSNPSPYPSHFAVSPPYPINGQNLNPFYGIQSATNNPQSMSLSSNSTSDEAEEQQTDKNIINERKQRRMISNRESARRSRMRKQRHLDELWSQVMWFRVENHQLLDKLNNLSESHEKVLQENVQLKGETSELKQVISDMKIQSPFSCFRDDIIPIE; this is translated from the coding sequence ATGCAGCCGCAAGCAGACGTTTTCAGCCTCCATAACTACATAAACTCCTCGAACCCATCTCCATATCCTTCCCATTTCGCCGTATCCCCGCCATATCCAATCAACGGTCAAAACCTGAATCCCTTCTACGGAATTCAAAGTGCTACTAACAATCCACAATCCATGAGCCTAAGCAGCAACTCGACATCAGATGAAGCAGAAGAGCAGCAGACGGACAAAAACATAATCAACGAGCGGAAGCAGAGAAGGATGATATCAAACAGAGAATCAGCAAGGAGATCGCGTATGAGGAAGCAGCGACACCTTGACGAGCTTTGGTCTCAGGTGATGTGGTTCAGGGTCGAGAACCATCAGTTACTTGATAAGCTTAACAATCTCTCTGAGTCTCACGAAAAGGTTCTTCAAGAGAATGTTCAGCTCAAAGGGGAAACATCTGAGTTAAAGCAGGTGATTAGTGATATGAAAATTCAAAGCCCTTTCTCTTGCTTCAGAGACGATATAATCCCCATTGAATAG